Within the Spirochaetales bacterium genome, the region ATAACTATAATTACTTATAATACAAGTAATTATTTTTTAAATTAGTATGTAATATACACTTTTTTATCTAAAATATATAAACAAATTATAAGTAAAAGTATTCAGCTTTTATCCACAGGTTATCCACAACTTGAACACGTCACTTATTTTGTTTTTCATCGACTGTTTGCAGCCATTTTATCTTATAGAAAAGGATGATGCAAGGGGAATTTAACGTTACTTTACTTTTTTTTTATAAAATGATATGATTACGGCTTATGGAAAATAAAAGTATAACCATGAAAACAGACTATTCCGCCCAGAGTATCCAGATTCTTAAAGGACTCGAACACGTTCGGAAACGGCCAAGTATGTATATCGGTTCGACAGGAACGGAAGGGCTTCACCATCTGGTATATGAGGTTGTGGATAATAGTATCGATGAAGCACTTGGCGGTTTTTGTACTGAAATCGCCGTAAAACTAGGCAGAGGAAATATTGTTACCGTTGAAGATAACGGAAGGGGTATTCCGGTTGATATCCATCCTGTTGAAAATGTCAGCGCTCTTGAAATCGTAATGACGAAACTCCATGCCGGCGGTAAATTCGACAAGAATACCTATAAAATTTCAGGCGGTCTTCATGGTGTTGGCGTATCTGTCGTTAATGCTCTTTCAGAATGGTGTGAAGTATACGTTCATCGGGAAGGAAACATATACTATCAGCGGTATAAACAGGGAGTGCCTGAAGAGGCGGTTAAAATTACGGGTAAAACGGAAAAAACCGGGACGATCACGATATTCAGTCCGGATCATTCGATTTTCAAGGATGTCAATTTCAGTTTCGATACGCTGTCAAACAGACTGAGGGAACTTGCTTTTTTGAATAAAGGGATAAAAATTACCATTATCGATGACCGTCTATTCAAACCGAAAGAGCACGTTTTCGAGTTTGAAGGCGGATTGATTTCCTTTATCAGCTATCTCAATAAAAACAAGAAATCCATTCATAAAGAGCCTGTATATATCGAGGGCACAAAAGACGACATTATCGTCGAGGTGGCACTCGAATATAATGAAACATATAATGAGAATATCTATTCTTTTGTCAATAATATAAACACAAGGGAGGGGGGGACACATCTTTCCGGTTTTAAATCCGCACTTACGAGAACACTCAATGATTTTATGAAACGCTTGAAACTCAACAAGAAATTCCAGGAGAACTTAAGCGGTGATGATGTGAGGGAAGGACTTACCGCGGTTATTTCCGTCAAGGTTCCCGACCCCCAGTTCGAGGGACAGACAAAAGCACGTCTCGGTAACAGTGAGGTGAGAGGAATCGTAGAATCAATCGTTAATGAAAAACTCACCCTCTATTTTGAACTCGACAGTGAAGCGGCAAGGAAGATTCTTGAAAAATCAATCCTTGCGGCCAAAGCCAGGGACGCGGCAAGAAAAGCGAGGGAAATGACACGGCGAAAAAGTTTTCTGGAGAGTACCGGTCTTCCCGGAAAACTCGCCGATTGCTCGGAGAGGGATCCTTCACATTGTGAGATATATATCGTCGAGGGAGATTCCGCGGGCGGGAGTGCGAAGCTTGGAAGGGACAGACAGTTTCAGGCGATTCTTCCGCTTTGGGGCAAAATGCTCAATGTCGAGAAGACGAGGATAGATAAGGTACTGGCGAACGACAAGCTACAACCGATCATTACGTCACTCGGTACAGGCGCCGGTTCAAGCTTCGATATATCGAAACTCCGTTATCACAAGGTAATAATCATGGCGGATGCCGATGTCGACGGTTCGCATATCAGGACGCTTATTCTCACTTTTTTCTTCCGGTATATGACAGAACTCGTCGAAAGAGGACATGTCTATATTGCCATGCCCCCGTTGTACAAGATATCAGTCGGTAAATCGGTGAATTATGCGTATAACGACGAGGAAAAGGATAAGTTGTTAGGCGAATTAAAGAGACAATCGGACAAGATAAACGTTCAGCGTTACAAAGGTCTTGGAGAAATGAATCCTGATCAATTATGGGAAACGACAATGGATCCTTCGACAAGGAATATAATAAAGGTTCAGCTTGAAGACGATGTGGAGGCGGACGAAATTTTTACGACGCTTATGGGAAGCAATGTAGAACCGAGGAGAAAGTTTATCGAGGAAAACGCCATTTATGTATCTAATCTCGATGTGTAATATTTTTTCCCTGTAATGTTTCGCATCACGAGTCGTATCCGCGACAGGGCGAAATATATTCATGACAAAAAAAGATGATGTATTCATCACATATCACGCTACCAGTATGAGGAGAACATTGTGGACGGTAAAGAAGGCAAAATAATTCCAGTGGCCATAGAAGACGAAGTAAAGGAATCATATCTCAATTACGCCATGTCTGTCATTGTCAGCAGGGCACTTCCCGATATACGGGACGGGCTGAAACCGGTACACCGGAGGATTCTTTATTCGATGAACGAGATGGGATTGCGTTCGGACAGACCGTACAAAAAAACGGCGAGACCTGTCGCCGATACACTCGGGAAATACCATCCACACGGCGACCAGTCGATTTATGACGCCCTCGTCAGGCTCGCTCAGGATTTTTCATTACGGTATCCAGTGATAGACGGACAGGGGAATTTCGGTTCAATTGACGGCGATCCCCCGGCGGCGATGCGTTATACGGAAGCGAGAATGGGAAAACTCGCGGAGGAGATGCTCAGGGATATCAACAAGGAAACGGTTGATTTCGGGCCGAATTACGACGATAGTATGACAGAACCGATCGTTCTTCCCGCGGGAATTCCATTTCTCCTCATCAATGGAGGAAGCGGTATCGCGGTCGGTATGGCAACGAATATCGCCCCGCATAATCTCAAGGAATCGGTGAATGCCATTGCGGCGTATATAGAAGAACCGAATATAAAAACGGAAGCATTGATGAAACATATCAAGGGACCTGATTTCCCGTCCGGCGGCATTATTCTTGGAAGAGAGGGAATAAAGGATGCCTATAAAACGGGAAGGGGAAGAATCGTCCTCCGGGCGAGATTGACACTCGAGACGAACACACAGGGAAAAGAAACGATCATTATCACCGAACTTCCATACCAGGTCAACAAGGCGAACCTGATCATTCAGATAGCAAATCTTGTAAAGGAAAGAAGGATAGAAGGAATCACCGATCTACGCGATGAATCCGACAGGCACGGTATTAGGATCCTGATTGAACTCAAGCGCGGCATTACACCACGAGTGATTATAAATCAGCTTTTTACAAACACAAACTGTCAGACGGCCTTTTGCGT harbors:
- the gyrB gene encoding DNA topoisomerase (ATP-hydrolyzing) subunit B, whose product is MKTDYSAQSIQILKGLEHVRKRPSMYIGSTGTEGLHHLVYEVVDNSIDEALGGFCTEIAVKLGRGNIVTVEDNGRGIPVDIHPVENVSALEIVMTKLHAGGKFDKNTYKISGGLHGVGVSVVNALSEWCEVYVHREGNIYYQRYKQGVPEEAVKITGKTEKTGTITIFSPDHSIFKDVNFSFDTLSNRLRELAFLNKGIKITIIDDRLFKPKEHVFEFEGGLISFISYLNKNKKSIHKEPVYIEGTKDDIIVEVALEYNETYNENIYSFVNNINTREGGTHLSGFKSALTRTLNDFMKRLKLNKKFQENLSGDDVREGLTAVISVKVPDPQFEGQTKARLGNSEVRGIVESIVNEKLTLYFELDSEAARKILEKSILAAKARDAARKAREMTRRKSFLESTGLPGKLADCSERDPSHCEIYIVEGDSAGGSAKLGRDRQFQAILPLWGKMLNVEKTRIDKVLANDKLQPIITSLGTGAGSSFDISKLRYHKVIIMADADVDGSHIRTLILTFFFRYMTELVERGHVYIAMPPLYKISVGKSVNYAYNDEEKDKLLGELKRQSDKINVQRYKGLGEMNPDQLWETTMDPSTRNIIKVQLEDDVEADEIFTTLMGSNVEPRRKFIEENAIYVSNLDV